From Amycolatopsis sp. YIM 10, the proteins below share one genomic window:
- a CDS encoding methyltransferase, producing the protein MDHRTGSDTLTKPVDLSSLVPVLFGFAAFQQLRAASELQLFEYLTLNGPSTCDQVAGGLGLPVKSARKLLLGTTSLGLTEREENRYALSGQLRAAFDDGTWPLIRNIIDFQQQLSYGPAHEYAESLRTGTNQGLKHVPGSGTNLYARLEQTPELENLFYRGMHSWSELSNPVLLRQVDYTGVRRLLDVGGGSAVNAIALARAHPHLEATVFDLEGAIEVARDNIAAAGLGDRIDVAAGDMFGDPMPAGYDMVLFAHQFVIWSPEQNQALLKQAYEALEPGGRVVVFNAFASDDGSGPLYSALDNVYFATLPSEDSTIYEWHEHEEWLTATGFTDIKRVHNEGWTPHGVIEGRKPDA; encoded by the coding sequence ATGGATCACCGCACGGGCAGCGACACCCTGACCAAACCGGTCGACCTGAGTTCGCTGGTGCCGGTGCTGTTCGGGTTCGCCGCCTTCCAGCAGCTGCGGGCGGCGTCGGAGCTGCAGTTGTTCGAGTACCTCACGCTGAACGGACCGTCCACTTGCGACCAGGTGGCCGGCGGGCTCGGCCTGCCGGTGAAGTCGGCGCGCAAGCTGCTGCTGGGCACCACCTCGCTGGGGCTGACCGAACGCGAGGAGAACCGGTACGCGTTGTCCGGGCAGCTGCGCGCGGCGTTCGACGACGGCACGTGGCCGCTGATCCGCAACATCATCGACTTCCAGCAGCAGCTGTCCTACGGCCCCGCCCACGAGTACGCCGAATCGCTGCGGACCGGGACGAACCAGGGCCTCAAGCACGTGCCGGGGTCCGGCACCAATCTCTACGCGCGGCTCGAACAGACCCCGGAGCTGGAGAACCTGTTCTACCGGGGCATGCACTCGTGGTCGGAGCTGTCCAATCCGGTGCTGTTGCGGCAGGTGGACTACACCGGCGTGCGCAGGCTGCTGGACGTGGGCGGGGGCAGCGCGGTCAACGCGATCGCCCTGGCCCGCGCCCATCCGCACCTGGAGGCGACGGTGTTCGATCTCGAAGGAGCCATCGAGGTGGCGCGGGACAACATCGCCGCCGCCGGGCTCGGTGACCGGATCGACGTCGCGGCCGGGGACATGTTCGGTGATCCCATGCCCGCCGGGTACGACATGGTGCTGTTCGCCCACCAGTTCGTGATCTGGTCGCCGGAACAGAACCAGGCGCTGCTCAAGCAGGCGTATGAGGCCCTGGAGCCCGGTGGCCGGGTGGTGGTGTTCAACGCCTTCGCCTCGGACGACGGGAGCGGCCCGCTCTACAGCGCGCTGGACAACGTCTACTTCGCGACGCTGCCGTCGGAGGATTCGACGATCTACGAATGGCACGAGCACGAGGAATGGCTCACCGCGACCGGGTTCACCGACATCAAGCGCGTCCACAACGAGGGCTGGACACCGCACGGGGTCATCGAGGGGCGCAAGCCCGATGCGTGA
- a CDS encoding alpha/beta hydrolase, whose amino-acid sequence MRELDPGYSPSSAARDPDGSLRRYRARGDAARARLDVDEAVPYGTDPGERCHVFPGGPSALVFVHGGHWQESGIDDACFAASDAVAGGYTFVAVGYGLAPARTLPEMITSVARALSWLAESGARYGIDPERLHVAGSSAGAHLLAAALAIGDTPRVRGACLLSGLYDLTEIPRTYVNDALGLTPALARECSPLRMPAPACDSVLLAAGQHETPTYLRQHERYLAHLSAHEVPVTGRIVPGRDHFDLPLDLADPSTSLGRACLEQLRTTEGPVTSR is encoded by the coding sequence ATGCGTGAACTCGATCCGGGGTACTCGCCGAGTTCGGCCGCCCGCGATCCGGACGGGTCGCTGCGGCGGTACCGGGCACGCGGTGACGCCGCCCGCGCCCGGCTCGACGTGGACGAGGCGGTGCCGTACGGGACGGATCCCGGCGAGCGCTGCCACGTGTTCCCCGGTGGCCCGTCGGCGCTGGTTTTTGTGCACGGCGGTCACTGGCAGGAGTCCGGTATCGACGACGCCTGCTTCGCCGCGTCGGACGCCGTGGCCGGTGGGTACACCTTCGTGGCCGTCGGGTACGGGCTCGCGCCCGCCCGCACGCTGCCCGAGATGATCACCTCGGTGGCGCGTGCCCTGTCGTGGCTCGCCGAATCCGGGGCGCGGTACGGGATCGACCCGGAGCGCCTGCACGTCGCGGGCAGCAGCGCGGGCGCGCACCTGCTCGCCGCGGCGCTGGCGATCGGCGACACCCCGCGCGTGCGCGGCGCGTGCCTGCTGAGCGGGCTCTACGACCTCACCGAGATCCCGCGCACCTACGTCAACGACGCGCTCGGCCTGACGCCCGCGCTGGCCCGCGAGTGCAGTCCGCTGCGGATGCCCGCGCCCGCGTGCGACTCGGTGCTGCTCGCCGCCGGGCAGCACGAGACGCCGACCTACCTGCGCCAGCACGAGCGGTACCTGGCGCACCTGAGCGCACACGAGGTCCCGGTCACCGGGCGGATCGTGCCCGGCCGGGACCACTTCGACCTGCCGCTGGACCTCGCGGACCCGTCGACCTCACTGGGCCGGGCCTGCCTGGAGCAGCTACGGACCACGGAAGGACCGGTGACTTCGCGATGA